A region of Paraburkholderia largidicola DNA encodes the following proteins:
- a CDS encoding DUF932 domain-containing protein: MHLVQTMAYVNDTPWHGLGNQLAHNQPLEVWAQQAGMNWKIEESEVRFVAGSTGLGSIHAFPEQKVLYRSDTKAPLSVVSSRYQVVQPAEILEFYRDLTEVGGFELETAGVLKDGKKLWALAKTGQSATLKGCDRVNGYLLLATACDGTLATTAQFTSVRVVCNNTLAIALGDGTGAVKVPHRSQFDAQAVKRQLGIAISNWDGFMARMKALSERKVSDETAEAYFRRVLTYNAGSTSDRPVSTTNDSAVKAVQALFGGQGKGAEMASASDTAWGLLNSITEFVDHQRRARSDDHRRDAAWFGAGATLKQKAWDEAMKLVP, from the coding sequence ATGCATCTCGTTCAAACGATGGCCTATGTCAATGACACCCCGTGGCACGGCCTCGGTAACCAGCTCGCCCATAACCAGCCGCTCGAAGTCTGGGCACAACAGGCCGGCATGAACTGGAAGATTGAAGAATCCGAAGTGCGCTTTGTCGCCGGCAGCACGGGCCTCGGCTCGATCCACGCATTCCCCGAGCAGAAAGTGCTCTACCGCTCCGACACGAAAGCACCGCTATCTGTCGTCTCCAGCCGCTATCAGGTCGTACAGCCCGCCGAGATCCTTGAGTTCTACCGGGACCTCACAGAAGTTGGCGGGTTCGAGCTTGAAACAGCAGGTGTGCTGAAGGACGGCAAGAAACTGTGGGCGCTCGCGAAGACCGGTCAGAGCGCCACGCTCAAGGGATGCGACCGTGTAAACGGCTACCTGTTGCTCGCCACCGCCTGCGACGGCACGCTCGCGACAACCGCGCAGTTCACGTCGGTGCGTGTCGTGTGCAACAACACGCTCGCGATCGCGCTGGGCGACGGCACTGGCGCTGTCAAAGTACCGCACCGAAGCCAGTTCGATGCGCAGGCCGTCAAACGCCAATTGGGTATTGCAATATCGAACTGGGATGGCTTTATGGCACGCATGAAAGCCCTGTCTGAACGCAAGGTGAGCGACGAAACCGCCGAAGCCTATTTCCGGCGTGTGTTGACCTACAACGCAGGCAGCACATCCGACCGGCCCGTTTCGACTACCAACGACAGTGCTGTCAAGGCCGTCCAGGCACTGTTTGGCGGCCAGGGCAAAGGCGCTGAAATGGCCTCAGCAAGCGACACCGCCTGGGGGCTGCTCAACAGCATCACCGAGTTTGTCGATCATCAACGCCGTGCGCGCAGCGACGACCACCGGCGCGATGCCGCGTGGTTCGGCGCAGGAGCCACGCTCAAGCAGAAGGCATGGGACGAAGCGATGAAGCTCGTCCCATGA
- a CDS encoding diguanylate cyclase domain-containing protein yields MIFDHCPDGMVITDARGYVIESNTSLTRITGFRSDEIQDKNLLRLWAGCSGRTLYRAIRKSIGSTGFWQGEMPSQLVHSHVHRYSLRINAIRDEHEKTVALIWTLIDDSRIWDMRREMVRLAHHDPLTGLPNRLLLMSRLEHMLDRFRKNVPGAILFVDLDGFKQVNDTFGHKAGDELLQAVTTRLNARLRHTDTLARLGGDEFVIVLEQVAHAHDAATVAEHIVQQLQVSFALADGTTVHIGASVGIALFPHDGTNADQLLECADRALYSAKRAGKGVYRFFESQQFTMA; encoded by the coding sequence ATGATCTTCGACCATTGTCCGGACGGCATGGTGATCACCGATGCCCGGGGATACGTGATCGAATCCAACACGTCACTCACGCGTATAACTGGATTCCGTTCCGATGAAATCCAAGACAAAAACCTGCTCCGCCTTTGGGCCGGATGTTCCGGCCGGACGCTCTATCGGGCAATCCGCAAGTCCATCGGGTCCACGGGCTTCTGGCAAGGTGAAATGCCTAGCCAGCTGGTCCACAGCCACGTGCATCGCTATTCACTGCGCATCAATGCTATTCGCGATGAACACGAGAAAACGGTCGCCCTCATCTGGACGCTTATCGACGACTCGCGTATATGGGACATGCGACGTGAAATGGTTCGGCTTGCGCACCACGACCCACTCACTGGGCTACCTAACCGCCTGCTGCTGATGTCGCGGCTGGAGCACATGCTCGACCGCTTTCGAAAGAATGTCCCCGGCGCAATCTTGTTCGTCGATCTCGACGGCTTCAAGCAGGTTAATGACACGTTCGGCCACAAGGCCGGAGACGAACTCCTGCAGGCCGTCACGACGCGGCTCAACGCACGCCTAAGGCACACGGACACGCTGGCCCGCCTCGGGGGAGATGAGTTCGTCATCGTTCTGGAACAGGTCGCGCATGCGCATGACGCTGCCACCGTTGCCGAGCACATCGTCCAGCAGCTCCAAGTGTCGTTCGCGCTCGCTGATGGTACAACCGTGCATATCGGCGCCAGCGTTGGCATTGCTCTTTTCCCACATGACGGGACTAACGCGGATCAACTTCTTGAGTGTGCCGACCGTGCGCTTTATTCCGCCAAGAGGGCCGGCAAGGGAGTCTATCGATTCTTTGAGAGTCAGCAGTTCACGATGGCATAG
- a CDS encoding helix-turn-helix transcriptional regulator: protein MQVLPDAARGEEPISTPDVHRKLSVMLLDPPVVKTVQRRLEEMLKDSLVFMEQRGRAKYWRKVAGASGLAAKAAGAMTHGEALALQTLRRFSTWRIPALVAETLSPLFDVAGKRLATVNSEHERRYRKWIDKIEVETGSFALRYPDVDPDIFATVSHALFNEQKLEIVYRSRSKIDNAEAKVIYPLGLVEVGGLVYLVAAMPRHPNPAMYRLDRLARATMLPESFAYPRGFRLSQYVREQRQFDFMVEGEIDLRLRFRNGAGNHLLEAPLSGDQQVIQGDSTLEVRGTVLLSQRLRWWLRAFGPNVEVLGPESLRSELAAEARAMTAIYEG from the coding sequence ATGCAGGTCTTGCCCGATGCTGCTAGGGGCGAGGAGCCAATTTCCACTCCCGACGTACATCGCAAGCTCAGTGTCATGCTGCTCGACCCGCCGGTTGTGAAGACCGTGCAGCGACGGCTCGAAGAGATGCTCAAAGATTCGCTTGTCTTCATGGAGCAGCGCGGGAGGGCCAAGTATTGGCGCAAGGTTGCGGGAGCAAGCGGCCTTGCCGCAAAGGCGGCCGGGGCAATGACGCACGGCGAGGCACTGGCCCTGCAGACATTGCGTCGCTTCTCAACGTGGCGGATTCCGGCGTTGGTGGCCGAAACGCTTTCGCCGTTGTTCGATGTTGCTGGCAAGCGTCTGGCGACGGTCAATAGCGAGCATGAGCGACGCTACCGTAAATGGATCGACAAGATCGAGGTCGAAACCGGCAGCTTCGCGCTGCGATACCCCGACGTCGATCCCGATATCTTCGCAACGGTTTCGCATGCGCTCTTTAACGAGCAGAAACTGGAGATCGTCTACCGGTCGCGCTCGAAGATCGACAATGCTGAAGCGAAAGTCATCTACCCGCTCGGGTTGGTGGAGGTCGGCGGGTTGGTTTATCTCGTGGCAGCGATGCCACGCCATCCCAATCCGGCGATGTACCGGCTTGACCGTCTCGCACGCGCGACCATGCTACCCGAGTCGTTTGCCTACCCGCGCGGGTTCAGGCTCTCGCAGTACGTGCGGGAGCAGCGCCAGTTCGATTTCATGGTCGAGGGTGAGATTGACCTGAGGCTGCGTTTCAGGAACGGGGCAGGGAACCATTTGCTCGAAGCGCCGTTGTCCGGCGATCAGCAGGTCATACAGGGCGACAGCACGCTTGAGGTGCGCGGAACGGTGCTGTTGAGCCAGAGACTGCGGTGGTGGTTGAGGGCGTTCGGGCCAAACGTCGAGGTGCTGGGGCCAGAAAGCCTGCGCTCGGAGCTGGCGGCGGAGGCCCGGGCAATGACTGCGATTTACGAAGGGTAG
- a CDS encoding LeoA/HP0731 family dynamin-like GTPase, with amino-acid sequence MEQFKQFSVDKDAAVGKLNQLRELLAELGELGLDVHQDLDKIGSALASIESDVLRIALLGAFSDGKTSVVAAWLGRIMSDMKIDMDESSDRLAVYKPEGLPGECEIVDTPGLFGDKEKTLNGQTVMYEDLTRRYISEAHLILYVVDATNPLKESHGEIAKWVLRDLNKLTSTVFVINKMDEVTDLTEHALYTEQAAIKRDNLKLKLQRVAGLSPDESAQLNIVCVAANPNGRGLEFWFGKPEHYESRSRINDLKATTGRILKDNVPGILIAKTGFDVVRDVVAQKLAAAQMQLDELAIYAKQNQEESERIKSDINRGRTDVNRLGGELGKELQAMEKQLLNKLRPLSLDDIRGYLEDEIGYAQDGIGYKLHLNIKTAVDHFFEQSSAVTNRISVEISRQLDKSESFVEAMSEGMLQSASGVLKGISKVNPSVIKGTIFSARDLLGQFTGIAIKFKPWQATKFAGAIATWAGPAGGAISLGVDVYKMYKSHELEAELRQVKDEIGDVIKSAFKDIYDLLADNEKMLDFFAPQLREFQRIVATMSDSARAIQESHGKFGQIERRLKMLA; translated from the coding sequence ATGGAACAATTCAAGCAATTCAGCGTTGATAAGGACGCTGCTGTCGGCAAGCTGAACCAGTTGCGCGAACTCCTCGCAGAGCTTGGTGAACTGGGACTGGACGTGCATCAGGATCTGGACAAGATCGGTTCCGCATTGGCATCGATCGAAAGCGACGTGTTGCGTATTGCGCTGCTCGGCGCGTTTTCAGATGGCAAGACGAGTGTCGTCGCCGCATGGCTCGGGCGCATCATGAGCGACATGAAGATCGACATGGACGAATCTTCCGACCGGCTCGCCGTGTACAAACCTGAGGGGCTGCCCGGAGAATGCGAAATCGTCGATACGCCGGGACTCTTCGGCGACAAGGAGAAGACGCTCAACGGCCAGACGGTGATGTATGAGGATTTGACGCGCCGCTATATTTCAGAGGCGCACCTGATTCTCTACGTGGTCGACGCCACGAATCCGCTCAAAGAAAGCCATGGCGAGATCGCGAAATGGGTCTTGCGTGACCTCAACAAGCTCACTTCCACGGTCTTCGTCATCAACAAAATGGACGAGGTGACGGACCTGACCGAACACGCGCTCTATACGGAACAGGCCGCGATCAAGCGGGACAATCTCAAGTTGAAGCTGCAACGTGTGGCGGGCCTTTCGCCGGACGAGTCGGCGCAGCTCAATATCGTGTGCGTGGCCGCGAATCCGAATGGCCGCGGTCTCGAATTCTGGTTCGGCAAGCCGGAGCACTACGAAAGCCGCTCGCGCATCAATGATCTCAAAGCGACAACGGGCCGGATCCTCAAGGACAACGTGCCCGGGATACTGATCGCGAAAACGGGCTTCGACGTCGTGCGCGACGTCGTTGCGCAGAAGCTTGCCGCTGCTCAGATGCAACTCGACGAACTCGCGATCTATGCGAAGCAGAATCAGGAGGAGTCGGAGCGTATCAAGAGCGATATCAACCGCGGCCGCACCGATGTCAATCGGCTCGGTGGCGAGCTTGGGAAGGAATTGCAGGCGATGGAAAAGCAGTTGCTCAACAAGTTGCGCCCCTTGTCGCTCGACGACATTCGCGGCTATCTCGAAGACGAGATTGGCTATGCGCAAGACGGCATTGGCTACAAGCTGCATCTCAATATCAAGACGGCGGTCGATCACTTTTTCGAACAGTCTTCAGCCGTCACGAACCGTATTTCAGTTGAGATCAGTCGCCAGCTCGACAAGAGCGAGAGTTTCGTTGAAGCAATGAGCGAGGGCATGCTCCAATCGGCAAGCGGCGTGCTCAAGGGCATTTCGAAGGTCAATCCGAGTGTCATCAAAGGCACGATTTTCTCTGCACGCGACCTGCTGGGCCAGTTCACGGGCATCGCCATCAAGTTCAAGCCATGGCAGGCCACGAAGTTTGCCGGCGCCATCGCGACCTGGGCCGGTCCTGCGGGCGGTGCCATTTCGTTGGGCGTCGATGTGTACAAGATGTACAAGAGCCACGAGTTGGAGGCCGAGTTGAGGCAGGTCAAGGACGAAATTGGCGACGTCATTAAGAGCGCCTTCAAGGATATCTACGACCTCCTCGCCGACAACGAAAAAATGCTCGACTTCTTCGCGCCGCAACTGCGCGAGTTCCAGCGCATCGTTGCGACCATGAGTGATAGTGCCAGAGCCATTCAGGAGAGTCACGGGAAGTTTGGCCAGATCGAGCGGCGACTGAAGATGCTCGCCTGA